CGAGCCAGGCTCTGCCCTCAAATTCGGCTGAGGCCCTCTCCTGGAAAGTGCCCGTCCTAAAACTAGTATAAAGTTAATCACTTAGCCTGGCCGCCTGATAAAAATTCCATTTACCGGCAGGCCTTGGCACGGAGCCTGCATATAGCAGTGACCGAAGCGAATAAAACAGGAACCCGACGGTATCCAAAACCAGACTATGAAGTGAGGAGGTAAAAGATGAGGAGTAAGGTGAGAATACTTGGGGGCTTGGTGGGGGCAGTGGTCCTGATGCTGACCGTGCCCGGGATGGTTCACGCTCTGTCATGGCAGGTGAATGACAGTTTGAGTATAAGTGTAGTAAGCGAAACTGAGGTCTACAGCGGCTTAGGTGGTTATGGCGGCTTGTTCAGGATCTACAATCAAAGAACTCAAGAGACACTATTCACCTTCTGTGTGGAGCTTGACGAATTTACCACATATGCTAAGTACGTAGAAGATATTTCGGATGACATAGCCATGGCCGGGGGTCGAAACACAGACCATGGTGATCAGTTGGGGGGGCCTACCAAATGGCTTTTCTCGAGGTACCTGGCCGGTGATCCGAATTACTCAGACCCCAGGGCGCTACAGTTGGCCATCTGGTACCTGGAGGAAGAGTATGTCAACATTTCAGGTGTCACAACACTCGAACAATGGAAAGCTTGGTACGCCCATGAGACTGGAGAGATTGAATTAGCGGAAAGGGCGGTTTCATATATAGAAGCTGCCATTCAATATCCAAACTTTTCTGCGCCCTATATCCGCGTTCTGGACACTGACGATGCATGGAATGGAAGGGGAAATTGGGGACAAAGCTATATTTTTGTACCCGAGCCCGCCACGGTGGGGATGCTGGGGCTTGGGTTGATTGGTTTTGCGGTGGCTGCCCGCCGCCTGAGGCGAAGGGGCTGATTCAGGCAGAATGGATGATATTTGAAGGGAAGGTGGGGCCTAGCACAGCCTCACCTTCTTTTTTTTGAAAAAAAGGGGGACGAAAAAGGGGGAGGTAGTTCCGATATTTCCTTTGTTAGGTTGGCCGTGGGGTGACAGGTTCCCCGGTATGGAGCAGGGGAGGCGAATTCGGCCTTTCGCGTTGGCCGGTGCACGGACTCAGGGGTCACGGCAAGGTTGTGCCAAGGCTGCTCCCACAAGACACTTCAGCCGTTCAGTGTAAAAAGTTTTTACAATCCAGTTCAGCCAAAAGGGGGGAC
This is a stretch of genomic DNA from Candidatus Methanosuratincola sp.. It encodes these proteins:
- a CDS encoding PEP-CTERM sorting domain-containing protein, translated to MRSKVRILGGLVGAVVLMLTVPGMVHALSWQVNDSLSISVVSETEVYSGLGGYGGLFRIYNQRTQETLFTFCVELDEFTTYAKYVEDISDDIAMAGGRNTDHGDQLGGPTKWLFSRYLAGDPNYSDPRALQLAIWYLEEEYVNISGVTTLEQWKAWYAHETGEIELAERAVSYIEAAIQYPNFSAPYIRVLDTDDAWNGRGNWGQSYIFVPEPATVGMLGLGLIGFAVAARRLRRRG